The nucleotide sequence CACGCATTTGGTGGTAATACGCCGGCAATTGTTAGGGCTAATGTTGATTTTCCTGAACCGCTTTCACCAGCTACACCAAGAACTTCCCCTTCCTTAACGTCTAAGTCGACCCCATTTAATGCGTTGTATACCCCTATTCTCGTCACGAAACTTAAATACAATTCCCTTATAGTTAACACGTTTGTCATATGCTACTCCTCCTTCTCGGGTCTAACAGGTCTCTTAACCCGTCTCCCATTAAGTTAACAGCTAATGCAAATATAGTTATGGCTAATCCTGGAAATATTACAGTCCAAGGAGCGGTCTGAATGTATTGCAATCCTAGACTTGTAAGATAACCTAACTCTGGTAAGTTGGGGTTAGTAATTAAACCTATGAAAGATAACACGGAGAATATCACCATTATTGAGCCTAAATCTAATGATATCTGAACAAATATGGGTGGAAGCACATTGGGGAGGACATGTTTAAACATAATCTTTAGTGAACCTACGTTAGAGACTTTCGCAGCGTCTATAAATGGCATCCTTTTAATTGAAAGTGTCTGTGCTCTTGCGTATCTAGCATATAGGGGCCACCAAACAATAATTAAGGCAATCGACATACTTTCAGTAGTTCTGCCTAAGACAAAGCCAATAGCTAATGCAAGAACTAAGTAAGGAATTGCAAAGAATATATCAGTTATTCTCATTAATATGTCATCTATGATTCCACCTCTGTATCCGGCGATAATTCCTATGACGGAACCTATTATCGCACCTCCAATGACGATAACTACGGAATAGTATAAGTCGATTCTTATGGCAGCTAAGATTCCCTTTAGCAGATCAATTCCTGGATACGTTGTACCTAGAGGGTGATGAGGAGATGGAGGCTGAGGGACTGGATTAATGAAATTCATTTGTAATTGATTAGGATTCTGTATACCTAATAATCCAGGGCTGACTTCAACGATAATAGCGTCAATAACATATGCTAAGAAAATTATAAGCCCAATAACTGCAGTAGGATTTGAAAAGAATATTTTCAGGCTGAGTTTAAGTTGACTACTTCTCTTTTCCATTTACTTCACCCTAATATCTTATTCTAGGATCAATTAGTGCGTAGATTATATCTAGCAGTAGCGAGGCGATCACGAATACTATTCCAAATATAAGGGTCGAAGCCATAATTCCTCCCACGTCATTATTTAGAAGAGCCTGGGTAGTCCAATATCCCATGCCTGGATAGCTAAATATATCCTCAATTACAACTGCTCCACCTAATAGCGATGCTACAGTGTATCCGTAAAGAGTCAAAACTGGTATTAATGCATTTCTTCTAGCATGTAAGTTAATCACCACTTTTTCAGGAACTCCCTTAGCTCTAGCGAGCCTTACGTAATCTTGATCTAACACCTCTAACATAGAGGCTCTGAGTATTCTCATTATACCTGCTATAGTTGATAGTGCTAACGTTAATGCCGGTAAAATTGCGTGTAGAATTGCGTTTGCAAAAGCAGTTAGATTTCCGTGTATTAGAGCATCGATAATTACAATATGTGTAGGATATGATACACCGTTAACATACCAGCTGAGATTCGAGGCTAATGTAGGACTTAGAGAGAATGCAAAAGGCAGTATTTTTAGATAAACGCCAAAAACTAGAATTAATAAAAACGCAACTAGATAGATTGGCATTGAGTATAGGGCAAATGAGACTACTCTTACGCTTTGATCAAATGCGCTATCACGTTTTACAGCAGACCTTACACCTATTGGAACTCCAATTATCCAGATTAATATGGATGCAATAATTGTAAGTAAAATGGTGTTAGGTAAAAACAATGCTATAGCACCGGATACCGGACCGCTGTAAATAGGAGTGTTCGTATACCCTAAATCACCTGAAAATATTGCTACTAACCAATAAAAGTATTGTACATATATGGGATCGTTGAGGTGAAACTTTAGGGTAAGTTCATGAATAACTTGTTCTCTTGCCGGTCCTGTCAATCTTGGATTAATATATTCAGAGAGTAATAAGTTATTACCTGCAGTGTGTAGCAATATGAAAACTATAAAAGTCAATCCAATTATGGCTATAAAAGCGAAAACAATTCTCTTGGCTATAAATAACCATAATTTCATATGAGATTACCTTAAGTAGAAGATTAAAAAATTAATTTATATCTTTCAATTAAATACCCTTTTTTGCTTAACCTTTTACCCACCAGAAGTAAAGTGAATCTCCAGCGCCACCTATCTGTGGATTCTCCTCATACGATATTTGACCATTGTAGCCATTCATATATGGTTTTACAACCCAGAATGCATTGGGCTGATCTAAGTATATATACATATACAGATTAATTGCCTGCTGTTCTACCTGTTTGTATAATAATGCAGCTTGCGTTGCATTTGTAGCACTATCAGCTTGAATTATCAAGTTGTTAAGTTGCTGATACATTTGAGCCTCATTGGTATAGCCTAATTGTTGTAAGTAAGATATAGACCAGCCGTTTGGAGCAGGATAGGTTCCATTCTCTTTATACATGGCATTAACAAAGTCAGATGGATACGGATAATCTGCAATCCATCCAAGATAATACATGGGCATTGGATTCTGTCCAGGAACTTGTAGTCCTATAATGGTCGAGAATGGCTCATATAATGGCTCTATCTTTATGTTAGGGTCTATCTGTTGCATGGTTTGAGCAAACATTTGCACAGCTGCATAATCAACTGTATCTCCTGAGGGCACAATTATAGGGAAGTATACAGATTCGTTATATACTCCTGATTTAATCAGAAGCTGTTTGGCATATGTTAAGTTAAATGTGGGGACACCTGTAAATTCTGATGGTGGGGTGTAATAGGGCAATCCTTTGATAATAGCTCCTGCATAAGGCTCTCCGAAGTCAAAACCGTATTTAGCATTTCCTAAAATGTTCTCTATATAGTTTGTGTAGTTAAAGGCATATGCAAACGCTTCTCTGACGTACAGGTTAGCGAAGTAGTTCGGAGGTATATTATAGTTTGGACCTAACTGTTTTAATCCACTTGTAGATATATTGAGGTTGAATACGAAGAAGAACTCTGACAGAGTTGGGAACTGGTATATAGAGGCTTGTCCTTGTGCAACTAAAGGCTTTAATGAGGCAAAATAGTTTGTGGGTAGACCAGTAACAATATCAGCTTGTCCGCTTGTGAAAAGGTTATAAGCGGTTTGTGGATCCTTTACCCATTCTATGACAACAGTGTCATTTGGTTTAGGAATACCAGGAACTCCTGGGAAGTAGGGATTTGGAGTCAATACAACATACTGCCCTGGAACATATTGCTTTATCATGTAAGGACCAGATGCTAATGGATCGTTCTCAACTTGAGTGTTATAGTGTCCCTCGTTTGCAGTATTCTCGTAAGTTAAGAAGCCTTGAGGGGTAAATGTTATTCCATCACCTACACTCTCTAACCATTTCGCACTCAGTATACCAGCAGTCAATGGATCCGCAATTGCAGTGAAGAATAGGTTAGGAGGAGTAGGCTTATAGAGATGGAATGTTACTGTATCCGTTGTGTTATTATATGTCACAGCATTCATGATCTCCTGGAAACCTTGATTTGGATCAGAGCTCGATACAACTGGTACGCCAGCGGTAGAGTTGGGTATCAAGTATTGTGCCAATATCCATGTACCTGTACCGGGAGTACCACCTACGGTTAACAAGGCTCTTACCATTGAATACCAGACATCATATGCTGTTATTGGACTTCCATCCGCGAAGTACAGTCCAGACCTTATCTTAAATGTGTAAGTTGTGTAATTAGTATTGATACCTCCATTCTGAACAGTTGGTATTTGTGCCGCTATAAATGGAATAAAGCTTGTCGTGCTTGAACCGTTGTATATTAATAATGTACCTATGATGTTACTAATTACCTCGAAACCTACGCTCTCATAATCAATATCCGGATCGAATGAGTAAGGTCCACCAGGGACATTTTCAGCCACTGTTATAGTACCTGGGTTTGGTATGTTTCCTGTGAACTTAAACTCAGCATAAGATCCTACTGCAATAGTATATAATGTGGAGAAGTTATATGTTTTACCTGAACTTTCATTTAGAGTGGTTAAAGTTAGTTTAACTACGTAAATACCAGGAGAGCTATATGTAGTGTTAACTGGATTAACTGTTGGAAGTAATGTGCTATTGTTAGCTTTTACAGTTTGAGTCTGACCATTTCCAAAGTTCCAGGTATAAGACTCGATTCTCATGTTTTGACCTGTTGGTGGCTGTAAAAATCCTGCATAGAAGTATGCAGTTTCTCCTGCTCTAAAGAAGGGTGCAGTGGGATTCTTGGTTGTGTTGAATGTTATTAAAGGTACTGATGCAACAGAGGACTCGTTAGATGGAATATTTGCTTCAACAGTAATGGGAAGTAATGATGAGTTTGTAGATGATACAAGTTTATTGTTAACATACTCGTTAATGAGTACTAGGTAGTGTCCAGGATATTGATATGTATATGAAAATGAAGTAGAAGTCCCAGTAGCTGTGAAGTTTTTGATTACTCCGTCTCCAAAATTAACTGTGAGAATTGCGTTTGGCTGTGTATTATAAACTGTGAAATTTTCTGCTGTACCTTGAAGTATAACAAAAGATGTCGGGGCAAGTGCTACCGCCTGTATTGAAGAAGAGGATCTATTCATTAAGAGGAAATAGGCAGCTACTGCAGCTATAATTATTACAACCACTACTATTACTGCTATTACAGTTCTTGAAATTGCTTTCCTAGAGCGTTTACCGGTTTTTTTCATTACTGGATCAAAATAATAAATCGTTTAGTAGCTATAAATGTTACTAATTAAAGGTTTCTGATTAAATTTAAATAATCAAAATACTACTATCTAACAAATAGAATCTTATAAATTTATTAAACGAAATAGAGAAATTAAAATTTCTTTAATTCTATCCCACTAGAGTGTATATTATAAACTCAAATAAAATCTTATCTGCAATCAAATGATAAATTTAATTATAAGCAGTTCATGATAAAACCATGGCTAGTGGTACATACATTATTAACCATGAGGACAAAGCTATCGTGTTTACAGGCAATTATACGGCAATATTCGAGAAAAATGTTGTAAGGGGAAAAATAGAAATACCACAAGGTTTGAAAGCTGAGTTTGAGGGGAAAACAGAGAAGTTACCCTCAAAAGTTCAGGAAGCTCATGATATTATAAAATCCCTTTTCGTGAGCCCACCATTAAACGTAAAGCTTGGTTACATAGTTGAGGCGGAGAATGATAAGGTAAAGCTAAGGGCATGGGGAATTATAATAAATGACGTGAAGTCCCTCTTTAACAGATTGTCAGAGATGAAGATATTTCCAGTTGACTTTAACGCTCTTTCCCTGAAATACTCATTACCTATAAAGGTTATTAAAGATATAATAGAGAAAAAACCATTTGAATTCGAAGATGAAGTGTATAAAGAATTTTTGAAGAAATTTGGTAGTATGTTACCTAGGGTGGAGGACTTTAAAAACTTCAGAATTATAATAAATGTCTCCAAGGAATACGGTACAGTTATCTTACTCTTCAACGGAAATATAATATACTCATCTAAAATAAACTACTCCACTGTTTCCCATTATCTACTTCTTTCACCTCGAGAATTGATAGAAGAGTTAGTTTTCTCCATTGAGGGACTTGTGAACTTACTAGGGAAGGCTAAAAGTGATTTGGTTCTGCCAGGTGTTGTTGAAGGAAAGCTAAATCAAGATGTTTTTCAAATAAGGTCTGTCAATGAGGAGTTGAGCTTGCCTGTCAAGAGTGTTGAAGAGGTATCAAATTTCGTTCAAAAGCTGAGGAAAGAAATTTTTAACTCTTTTACGAGTTAGTACACGTGGAGAAGTTAAATGGTAAGTATTAAAGGTCTACATGAAAGAGTTAGATCTATTCTTGACGATATCTATATCGAGTCTCATGAGGTTAGGGGAGTGAGAAACGGTTTTGAAATCATACAAAAATATTCCCGGGATAACTACGTAGAAAAAGAGGAACTCTACATAAATAAAAAAGATTATAGTATAAGCTTGTACATTGATTCCATTGGAACAGGTTCCTTGACAATAGTAAAGGATGGGAAGATCGAGGCAAGGAAAATCAGTAGTGAAGAATTAGAAAAGACCATAAAGGAAATTATGGCAATTTTAGGAGATAACTCATAATCAATCATAAACAACTAATGTTAAGTTAGCTCATGAAAGAATCTGAACTATATCGTCACTAGTCAACCTCTTAGTTGGGTCGCTTAGTATTGTTCCCTGTATTACTCTGTTGAGCTCGGGAAGAGTATTTATTGGCAGAGAAGGTTTGAAACCTTCTAAAACCTTCTTAGAATTATCTATCTCCTCAAGCGCATCATTGAATTTATTTTGAAGGTAAAGATCTACTGCTCTCTCTACATATTTTGTAATGGGGCTTACATTTCCGGTGAGCAAGTAATATGCGGTAACGCCTAATGCATAATTATCCATTGAGGGTTGTGCCCCCTTACCTGTTATCACCGCCTCTATTTGCTCTGGTGGTGAATAGGCTGGTGTTGCTTGTGTTATCTTCTCTCCTACTCTTACTGCACTACCTAAGTCCCCTAGCTTTATAATTCCACGACTACTTATTTGGTCTAGCAACAACTTCTCATCTTTTGGAGGTATTACAGACAGAAATATGTTTCTTGGCTTAACATCTAAATGAACATATCCCCTCTTGTGTAAATACTTTAAGGCTAATCCAACTTCTCTTATTATTGCTTTAACTATATACTGAAAATATGGACTACTTCTTATCTCATTTATAAGGTCAGCTATAGTTCCCCCATCCATGAATTCCATTATTATAGCTGGTGGATAATTGAAATAAGCTTCAGCATTTCCTTTGATAATTGAATTGATATAATTACTATCAGCATATATGCCATAAATACTAACTATCTTATCATTCTTAGATAGTTCCTTTAAATTCTCAGATTCCTTAAATAATGTGTCAAAAGAGGATTTAGATAGATTTTCAGGACTTAAAATCTTAATAGCGTAATATTTACTTTCTCTTTCTGCTTTCACTACATATCCATTTCCTCCCTGTCCTACGACATCTATAACTTTATACCCATAAATTTCTTTGTTTATCCATATCTTTGGATCCCAATTATTAAGTGAAGGTAAAGAGACCTTTTGCTTAGGTGTAGGCTTATATAGGCTCTTGAAATTTATAGTGACCGTAGAGCCTCTCTTAACTATCCCACTATCTGTAACTGGTTTAAAAATAACATCCCCCACTGTAACTTCTTCAACTTTCCACTTTAGATACTGTTCATTTAGTGCTGGTACCACTAGCTGTTGTCCCTCAGTTATATCATACTCCTGCCCATTAACATTAAGTTTAGAGTTTATCCCTGTCGGTAGACCTGATATTCTGAACACACTTATACAGTGGGGGTATTTGTCAAAGGGTATATTGTCGCTCTTCTTGAATTTTATTACAACTGTCTGTCCCTTTCTAATTTTTCCACTGACTACATCTGGCAAGTAATAAGTGTTTTCAACTAATTGCGGACACAAGAGGTAATCAGCAGATTTTTCCTTTATAGTTACCTTATTTCCTCTCTCTTTCTGAAGAGTTCCGTTAATTTCTATGCTCCATTCTGCTCCTTTTGGTAAACCCTTGACCACTATTGTAGTTGGATACCCTCTTCCTGATAAGTTAAAGTAGGCTAAGCTCGTTAACGTAGCAAGGTAAATGGGTAATTGTATTGTTGGAAATACTAACGAGGATATAAATCCACCAATAATACAGACTATTCCCCATACTTCGGGTATGGCTATTCCAGGTAACCCTAACAGGAAGGGTAATACTAATCCTAAATAAGGTATATTGAACAACGAGTAATTACCAGTTTGACCTTGAACACTGAAAACAAGTGATATTGCTACTATGAAAATTCCGGCAATTATTGAGACCCTTTTTATAAAGGCTGAGATAAAGGATAATATAATTCCCAACGCTATTATTCCTACATAAGCTGGAGAAAATTTTAACTCATAATAGAATATAGGGAGTATTACCAGAGTTATTGCACTACTTACTAGTAATCTCCTGTTCAATTCTGATCATCTAATGTTATGTTTTTAGAGAAATTAAATTTTGCAATGAAAAAGCCCTCCGTACCATGAATGTTAGGATAAAATCTGACTACTCTTTTCCACACCTTACTCCTCTTATAGCCGTAATTAGTTGTATCTATGGATATGGGCGTCAGAAAAGCCTCATATTTTTCAGCTATCTTTTCACCTTCTTCCGGAAATAATGAACAAGTGGAGAAGACTGTAGGAACCTTGAATTTCCTTATACTCCTTAGAATACTTCTTTGGAGTCTGCTTAATCGCATCAAATCCTTTTTGGTTATTCGCAAGAAAATTGAGGGATCTGCAACAAACGTTCCACTATTAGTACATGGTGCATCTATGAGAACTTTGTCTGCCTTAGTAATTGGAACATTTGAACCGTCACTCACAACTAATTCAACATTCTCGACACCTAGTTTATTCATTAGATCTTGCTGAATCTTTATCCTCTTTGACGATATGTCAATCCCTATCACCAAAGACTTATTATTGGTAATTTGTTGTATTAACGACGTCTTCATACCAGGGGCGCATCCTATCTCAAGTATTTTTTCATTAGGTTTCGGATCTAGAAAGACAACACTGTAAACACTAGCTTTGTCCTGAATTACAATTTCTCCGTTTTTGAACTCCTCTAGATCTGAAATCCTACTTTTTGCCTTTATCACTCTAAATAAAAATTCGAACGAATCTCTTTGGAGTACAACCCCCTTCCTCTCCAGTTTCCTCCTCACATCTTCGACATCAGCCTTAAGTGTATTTACCCTTATCCACTGCTGTCGCGTCTTTACATTTAAGTCCCCCATTATTGATTGTAGTCTTTCCTCAGCCCATTTTGGAGGCTTAAATGGAAAGTCTGAATTCAAGGAGACATTTATGATGTCTTCAATATCCCTTTCAGGGTATAGAAATGTAGCATAATAGTAGTTCCACAGAACTCTTAAGAACTTGTTAAATAGTTTCCTCCTATTTACCTTATGGTTTAGACTTTTTACGGCTATATCGAAAGCCTTTTCAGGAGACGTCTTTCTTTCAATTATGAGCTTAATAGCAGTGGAAAAAAGCTTTACTTCACTCATTTTAAATCCTTTGCAACGTAAGGATATTCATTGTGATATCCCTTCTTTCTGTAATATTCTCTAACACCAATCCCTGAAAGCACTAGAATCTTTTTCGCATCAAATTCCTCTACTGATATTCTTTCAGCCTCTGATAATAATCTTCCTCCATATCCCTTATGTTGGAAGGAAAAATCATCCCAAAGTCCTACTGGAGTTTCTGGTCCGTAGATATGTAACTCCCTCACTATAGTGACGTCATCTTTATTACTTGGCTTTCTTAACCTGAGATAGCCCACCAGTGTATCGTCGTCATATTCGTAAGATAAGAACACCTCTGTCCCTCCACTGGCTTCATAATCATATCTCTTTAATTTTGGTTCACCAGTAGGTAACTTTCCCGTATGTATCCACTTTATTCCTACTTCTCTGTGTCTAATTTCGTTGATTTTAATGCCCTTCTGTTTTGCCCTGTTCTCGACTAGTTCTCTGAGGTTTCCTTTCTTGTTACCATCAATAATGATTGTCGCAGGTATATCTCTTTGAACTCTCATTACTCTCACCCAAGGTGGTATCAGTTTGTAGATTTCTGAAATAAGTTCAACTAGTGTTTCAGTATCATATGGTTTGTAAAGACCCTTTTTCCACAGTTCAGCTAATGGTGCTGTTTCTACTACTAGTGTTGGATATATTTTCAACATATCTGGTGAAAAATCAGGATCAGAAAATATTCTCTCAAATGACTCCAGATCCTTATCAGGGTCGCTGCCGGGCAAGCCAAGCATCATGTGATATACTACTTTAAATCCATTATCTTTTAGAATTTTAGTAGCTTCTATTGAGTCTTTAACCGTATGACCCCTGTTACTTTTCGTCAACAGATCATCAAACACTGTTTGAACTCCCAGTTCAACTTTTGTCACTCCAAGTCTAAGCATTTGCTTAGCATGAACTTCTTTACTCCAGTCCGGTTTTGTTTCTACGGTTAATCCAACACATCTAATTGACGCAGTCTCGTTTCTCAGTTGTGCGTCCTCTAAGAGTATGAAACCAGGTTTCTGGTTAGAGGGATATCTATTCATAGCTTCTAGGGCTTGAGTAACAAACCAATCTTGATAATCTAAGGGAGTAGCGAGAAATGTTCCCCCCATGATTATAAGCTCGATCTTACTCGGATTATGACCATTAGCCTCATACTGTCTGAGGCGAGATTGGACTTGGTAGAATGGTTCATAATTATTTTCTATAGCCCTCATTAGTGTAGGTTCATTTCCGTAATAGCTCTGCGGTGTACCATACTCAACACCTCCTGGGCAGAATATACATTTTCCATGAGGGCATCTGTGAGGGTGTGTCATTACTGACACTATTGTAACTCCTGAGATCATTCTAACTGGCTTTTTGATTAGCACAGGTAATTTTTATGATGCAAATTAATAATCCTGTTGATTCTATGGTTTAGATTTTTAGAGATTAAAGTTTTAAACTATGAGTATTTACTAATTGTTATGAAGCTCACTTGGCGTAGTGTTTTAATAGCCGGTATGGGTGTATTCACTGATGGTTATAATCTTTACTCACTTTCCTTGGTAATATATTCCATATCAAATTTCATTAGACTAAACAATGTCACGTCAGGTTTACTCGTTGCAGGGAGCTATTTCGGTGCAGCCATATCTGCATTGATATTTGGGCTAATTTCAGACTTTCAAGGAAGAAAAAGAATGTATGGAATAGATGTGACTTTAATGACCATAGGCGCTTTTCTTCAGGCATTTTCCCAGAATTATGGAGAGTTGTTCTTTTCAAGGTTGTTATTAGGAATGGGAATTGGAGCAGATTACGTATTATCTCCTGTTATAGTAGCTGAAAATGCTGATAAGGACAAAAGGGGAAAGGCAATGGTCATAACATTTGCCGTAATGTGGGGTTTAGGGGCAGTGGTTGCTGCTTTTGTCACTCAAATCTCTTATTTCTTGCCTGCCTCTTTAGGCTGGAGAATGGTATTGGGTTTAGGAGCTATCCCTGCCCTTAGCGTTATCTTGGCTAGAAGAAAACTGAGTGAGACTTTACTTTTTCTTTCAAAGGTGAAACCAGATATTAAGGAGTTAAATAAATTGAAAAGTGACGGAGTTGATCTGAAGGTAAATGTTGATGAATCCTCCTTTCTAATTAGACTGATAAAGTCAATGAGATTCATAATAATTGCAGCAATTCTTTGGGTATTATATGACATTTACTCATCAACTTTTGCCATATACGGTCCGATTACAATAGCTCATAATTTAGGCTTGTCGCCAATTATGTTCACGTATGTTGCCCAATTCTTTGCAGGAATACCCGGACAATTAATCTGTATCTTCCTGGTGGATAGAATAGGGAGAAGGAAGCTCATAGTTTTAGGCTATGCCGGAGTGGCGTTATGGTTAGTGATGTACTCACTTTTACTGATTAACCCATTTATATTTGGTCTGCCTAAGACGAGCACATTGGAGGGAACAGGTGCTGTTTTAGGTTTTTCCTTTTATATGCTAAATTATCTGTTTTCAGCAATGGGACCTGCGTCAATAATCGGCTCTGGTATGATAGCCCCAGAACTGTCCTTTACAAAAGTGAGGGCAACATCTCAAGCAATAAGCGTCGCTGTGGACAGGGCTGCCTCTGCTACAGTAATATCATTGTTTCCATCCCTGGTTAACATAGTAGGATTAGGTGTCATGGTGGGAATATACGCTTCTGTTGCATTAATTTCAAGTTTGATAGTCATGTTCTTCGTACCTGAGACTAGAACCAGAGAATTAGATTTTATCACAGAGGGTGGTAGATCTAAAATTAACTAATTGAGCCCATAAGTGAGCTGTAAAATTTTACTTTCAGGAATGTGAAGACGAAGTTATTTTTTCCACTATTTCATCGTATAGCAAAGTTCTTATTAACTCCTCCATAGCCTCATCAAAGCTGATCCCCTCACTTAATGCATATATTTCAACCTTTCTTTCTACCTCCTCATCAAGGTTTAATGTGACTTCTACTTTCATAATTAAATAGGTGTAGAAAATATTATAAGGAGTTAACTATCGTAAATTCGTAAAAAATTCGAAAATGTATATGATGGGGTAATAACTTTTTTGTAAAATTTGCTTTCGTTTCAAACCACTAACCCAACGTCATCCCGGGATTATTTAAAAATGTCAAAGACGCAAAGATTAACGTAATACCATTGTCTACGCTTGTGTAAGTGTAGTACATATTATTTCAAACTTCGAACTTGGTTCTCTAAATCAAATTTAAAATCTCCATTATGTCGTTTAGCTCATAAGCCTCAGGGGTGAAGGTTCCTTGACTTATGAACGGTACGTATTCTAATGAA is from Sulfolobus acidocaldarius DSM 639 and encodes:
- a CDS encoding ABC transporter permease gives rise to the protein MEKRSSQLKLSLKIFFSNPTAVIGLIIFLAYVIDAIIVEVSPGLLGIQNPNQLQMNFINPVPQPPSPHHPLGTTYPGIDLLKGILAAIRIDLYYSVVIVIGGAIIGSVIGIIAGYRGGIIDDILMRITDIFFAIPYLVLALAIGFVLGRTTESMSIALIIVWWPLYARYARAQTLSIKRMPFIDAAKVSNVGSLKIMFKHVLPNVLPPIFVQISLDLGSIMVIFSVLSFIGLITNPNLPELGYLTSLGLQYIQTAPWTVIFPGLAITIFALAVNLMGDGLRDLLDPRRRSSI
- a CDS encoding tRNA uridine(34) 5-carboxymethylaminomethyl modification radical SAM/GNAT enzyme Elp3, whose protein sequence is MLIKKPVRMISGVTIVSVMTHPHRCPHGKCIFCPGGVEYGTPQSYYGNEPTLMRAIENNYEPFYQVQSRLRQYEANGHNPSKIELIIMGGTFLATPLDYQDWFVTQALEAMNRYPSNQKPGFILLEDAQLRNETASIRCVGLTVETKPDWSKEVHAKQMLRLGVTKVELGVQTVFDDLLTKSNRGHTVKDSIEATKILKDNGFKVVYHMMLGLPGSDPDKDLESFERIFSDPDFSPDMLKIYPTLVVETAPLAELWKKGLYKPYDTETLVELISEIYKLIPPWVRVMRVQRDIPATIIIDGNKKGNLRELVENRAKQKGIKINEIRHREVGIKWIHTGKLPTGEPKLKRYDYEASGGTEVFLSYEYDDDTLVGYLRLRKPSNKDDVTIVRELHIYGPETPVGLWDDFSFQHKGYGGRLLSEAERISVEEFDAKKILVLSGIGVREYYRKKGYHNEYPYVAKDLK
- a CDS encoding serine/threonine-protein kinase, with the protein product MNRRLLVSSAITLVILPIFYYELKFSPAYVGIIALGIILSFISAFIKRVSIIAGIFIVAISLVFSVQGQTGNYSLFNIPYLGLVLPFLLGLPGIAIPEVWGIVCIIGGFISSLVFPTIQLPIYLATLTSLAYFNLSGRGYPTTIVVKGLPKGAEWSIEINGTLQKERGNKVTIKEKSADYLLCPQLVENTYYLPDVVSGKIRKGQTVVIKFKKSDNIPFDKYPHCISVFRISGLPTGINSKLNVNGQEYDITEGQQLVVPALNEQYLKWKVEEVTVGDVIFKPVTDSGIVKRGSTVTINFKSLYKPTPKQKVSLPSLNNWDPKIWINKEIYGYKVIDVVGQGGNGYVVKAERESKYYAIKILSPENLSKSSFDTLFKESENLKELSKNDKIVSIYGIYADSNYINSIIKGNAEAYFNYPPAIIMEFMDGGTIADLINEIRSSPYFQYIVKAIIREVGLALKYLHKRGYVHLDVKPRNIFLSVIPPKDEKLLLDQISSRGIIKLGDLGSAVRVGEKITQATPAYSPPEQIEAVITGKGAQPSMDNYALGVTAYYLLTGNVSPITKYVERAVDLYLQNKFNDALEEIDNSKKVLEGFKPSLPINTLPELNRVIQGTILSDPTKRLTSDDIVQILS
- a CDS encoding ABC transporter permease, producing MKLWLFIAKRIVFAFIAIIGLTFIVFILLHTAGNNLLLSEYINPRLTGPAREQVIHELTLKFHLNDPIYVQYFYWLVAIFSGDLGYTNTPIYSGPVSGAIALFLPNTILLTIIASILIWIIGVPIGVRSAVKRDSAFDQSVRVVSFALYSMPIYLVAFLLILVFGVYLKILPFAFSLSPTLASNLSWYVNGVSYPTHIVIIDALIHGNLTAFANAILHAILPALTLALSTIAGIMRILRASMLEVLDQDYVRLARAKGVPEKVVINLHARRNALIPVLTLYGYTVASLLGGAVVIEDIFSYPGMGYWTTQALLNNDVGGIMASTLIFGIVFVIASLLLDIIYALIDPRIRY
- a CDS encoding RsmB/NOP family class I SAM-dependent RNA methyltransferase, with protein sequence MSEVKLFSTAIKLIIERKTSPEKAFDIAVKSLNHKVNRRKLFNKFLRVLWNYYYATFLYPERDIEDIINVSLNSDFPFKPPKWAEERLQSIMGDLNVKTRQQWIRVNTLKADVEDVRRKLERKGVVLQRDSFEFLFRVIKAKSRISDLEEFKNGEIVIQDKASVYSVVFLDPKPNEKILEIGCAPGMKTSLIQQITNNKSLVIGIDISSKRIKIQQDLMNKLGVENVELVVSDGSNVPITKADKVLIDAPCTNSGTFVADPSIFLRITKKDLMRLSRLQRSILRSIRKFKVPTVFSTCSLFPEEGEKIAEKYEAFLTPISIDTTNYGYKRSKVWKRVVRFYPNIHGTEGFFIAKFNFSKNITLDDQN
- a CDS encoding ABC transporter substrate-binding protein: MKKTGKRSRKAISRTVIAVIVVVVIIIAAVAAYFLLMNRSSSSIQAVALAPTSFVILQGTAENFTVYNTQPNAILTVNFGDGVIKNFTATGTSTSFSYTYQYPGHYLVLINEYVNNKLVSSTNSSLLPITVEANIPSNESSVASVPLITFNTTKNPTAPFFRAGETAYFYAGFLQPPTGQNMRIESYTWNFGNGQTQTVKANNSTLLPTVNPVNTTYSSPGIYVVKLTLTTLNESSGKTYNFSTLYTIAVGSYAEFKFTGNIPNPGTITVAENVPGGPYSFDPDIDYESVGFEVISNIIGTLLIYNGSSTTSFIPFIAAQIPTVQNGGINTNYTTYTFKIRSGLYFADGSPITAYDVWYSMVRALLTVGGTPGTGTWILAQYLIPNSTAGVPVVSSSDPNQGFQEIMNAVTYNNTTDTVTFHLYKPTPPNLFFTAIADPLTAGILSAKWLESVGDGITFTPQGFLTYENTANEGHYNTQVENDPLASGPYMIKQYVPGQYVVLTPNPYFPGVPGIPKPNDTVVIEWVKDPQTAYNLFTSGQADIVTGLPTNYFASLKPLVAQGQASIYQFPTLSEFFFVFNLNISTSGLKQLGPNYNIPPNYFANLYVREAFAYAFNYTNYIENILGNAKYGFDFGEPYAGAIIKGLPYYTPPSEFTGVPTFNLTYAKQLLIKSGVYNESVYFPIIVPSGDTVDYAAVQMFAQTMQQIDPNIKIEPLYEPFSTIIGLQVPGQNPMPMYYLGWIADYPYPSDFVNAMYKENGTYPAPNGWSISYLQQLGYTNEAQMYQQLNNLIIQADSATNATQAALLYKQVEQQAINLYMYIYLDQPNAFWVVKPYMNGYNGQISYEENPQIGGAGDSLYFWWVKG